The segment TAATTAAACGAACAATAAGTAAGCACACAAAATTAATTACACAAAAACTGTAGGGTGGGTAATGCCCACAATAATCTTTACATCAACTTCTGTACGGGCTTAATAGTATTTAAGTTACTACTGACTTGGTAACTTCGTTAATAAACCCCTACTGATCTCCATCAATTTTAGCTAATAATTCTGTGGCTTGTTGACACAAAAGTTCGTGACAATGACCATTACTGGCCATTAACCCTCCCCATTGCCTCACATCTCCGTTATTGTAGGTTAAAGGCCTACCATCAAAATGAGTAAATTGCCCTCCTGCTTCCGTTAGAATTAATTCAGGGGCAGCAAAATCCCAATCTTTAGCGGCAGATTTCCCCGATAAGGAGATATAAACATCGGATTTTTGTTCAAGAATTGTAGCAATTTTCCCCCCAACACTTCCCATATAATTACGATCTTTTAGGGGTAAGCTATCAATAAGCTTTTGAAAGCGATCATCCCGATGGGTTCGACTCACCACGAGAAACAAATCTTCTATTTGGTTGCGTTCTGAGACACGAATCGGTGTAACTGTTCCATCGGCTGTCTCGACAAAAGTTCCGTGATCTTTAGCCGCAAAATACAGCTTTTCTGCTTCAGGAATAGCCACTACAGCCACCACAGGACGGCCTTGATACGCTAAGGCTATATGAAGGGCGTATTCTCCCGTTTTATCGATAAAATCACGGGTTCCATCGAGGGGATCAATAATCCAAACCCAGTCTTGAACAAGGCGATCATTTCCTTGGTGGGTTTCTTCACTAAGATAACCAAAAGTATCACTATCAAAAACTGCCTGTAATTTCTCTAAAATGTAGTGATTGGCTGCTACATCAGCAGCAGTAACTGGGCCATCGGTTTTATCGTGGTTGATTTCTAAATTTCCTTGATTAACTTCCCCTCGATAGTAGGAACGCAGAATTTTCGCTGCCCCCCAACCTACAGAACGGACAATCTCTTCAATTTCAACTAATTTTTTCGTCTGTTTGCTATCTTTCAAGATTTCTTAACCTCGATGGCTATTTGTTTTGAGGATAATGTAATTCCCTGTTGTTATTTTACAGGGTCTTCGCACTAGACTGATGTTCAGACAATCTTGTTGACATTTTCCCAAAATAGTGCTATCCTAAGTTCCTAAGTAGAGTAAGTCAGCTTAATCCAAGCCTCCATTCTGCAAAACTTCACTTTGTAAGAATTAAGACTGGAGCGGGGGACCCAACTAAGGGGCGCATTTCTAGGGAATCTTATCTAGAAAAGGACATCTCTCAGTCCTAGCCCGTCAGCTAACCTCGTCAGCTATTGAGAGGAGACTGAAGAAGAGGCATTTTAACCCTTTGCCCTCATCAGTGTTCCTGGTTGGTACTGCTCTGTATCTGTGTACCCACGCTCAACCCTTGAGGGTAACTAATATGAATATCGCGGCACTTGCTGTCGCAGGCCAGGTTGCTTGGAAGCGCGTCAAACCTGTTGTCCTGCGCGAAACCGTCCTACTTCCCGGTGCGGGTTTTCTGGGATTGATCGCTTTATGGTGGATCATTGCCCTATTTCGTCATGAAATGATGCCCACTCCCCTAGAGGCATTAACCAAAAATTGGGACTACATCTTGCACCCCTTCTATGTGCGTGGTCCTGGGGACTTAGGCATTGGCTGGTTATTACTAGCGAGTCTACGGCGCGTTAGCATTGGCTTTTTATTAGGGGCTGCTGTCGCCATTCCCGTGGGCTTATTGATTGGGATGTCCAGAACTGCCATGTTAATGATCAATCCCATTATCCAGGTACTTAAGCCTGTATCACCCCTAGCATGGCTGCCCATTGCCCTAGCCATGTTCAATTTAGCCGAACCTTCTGCCATTTTCGTCATTTTTATCACTTCCTTATGGTCAACGATTATTAATACCGCCTTGGGAGTTGCTAGTGTTCCCAGAGACTACCTAGAAGTCTCTCAAGTCCTAGAGATGAATCATCGTCGGCGTATTTGGAAAATTATTTTACCCGCCAGCTTACCCTATATTTTTACTGGACTCCGCATCAGTTTAGGGATTGCTTGGTTAGTCATCGTCGCCGTAGAAATGTTAACCGGAGGCATTGGGATTGGATTCTTTGTCTGGGATGAATGGAACCGCCTAAATGTTAGTTCGGTTTTCCTCGCCGTCCTTGTCATCGGATTAACCGGGCTAGTTTTGGACTATATCCTCATTAAAATCCAAGTTTGGGTCACCCATCGCCCCGCTAGTTCCTCGACGATATGAAGTCATAACTAAGTGAGAGGTTGTAACTCACCGCTCATTTAAGTCCGTTAAAAGGTGCAAAAATGAATAACAAAAATTGGACTAGACGGCAAGCCCTATTAGGGTTAGGGGGTCTTGCGGGGGCTGTGGCCTTTTCTTCGTGTGGCATTAATACAAACCGCGCCCCGAAAAGCCTGACAGAAGCTGCCCTTGCCGTTGATCAAGTCGTTAAACCCGAAACCCTTGAAAAACCCAATCTCAAAATTGGTTATGTTCCCGTCAATGACTGTGCCCCCTTTGCCATTGCTTGGGAAAAAGGCTTCTTTCACAAGTATGGTTTAAACGTCACCCTCAGTCGTGAGGCTAGTTGGGCAAACTCCCGTGATGGGGTAATCTTCGGTCGTTTGGATGCGTCTCCAGTTGTTTCTGGGGCGGTTACTAATGCTAGAATTGGGGCTGAAGGAGCCCGTCACGCTCCCTTGTGTGCAGCCATGACCATTCATCGTCACGGCAACGCCATGACCATGAATCAAGGACTGTGGGATGGAGGGATTCGTCCTTGGAAAGAATATAAAGGGGATTTAGACGCATTTGGTCGAGATTTTAAGGACTATTTTGCAAAAGCTCCGTCAGACAAACGGGTTTGGGCGGTAGTACTCAGTTCAGCTATTTACGAATACTTTACCCGTTATGTAGTGGCAGCCGCTGGACTCAATCCTACTGAGGAATTTCGGATCATTATCACTCCCCCTCCGCAAATGGTCAGTAATATGCGAATTGGCGCGATGCAAGCTTATATGGTGGCCGAACCCTGGAATACTCGCGCTATTTCGGGGAACGAGGGGATAGGCTTTACCTTTGCCCAAGGACGAGAAATCTGGCGGGGACATCCTGACCGAGTGTTGGCGGTAACGGAGTCCTTTATCGAGGAAAATCCCAAAACCTATCGATCGCTGGTGAAAGCCTTAATTGAAGCCTGTCAGTATTGCAGTAAGCCCGAAAACCGCGAAGAAGTGGCTAAAATTATCTCGACTCGTCCCTTTACGGGGGCAAAACCTCAATATACACGACCTGGAATAGTTGGAGATTACAACTACGGAGGATTTGATGAGCAAAAACGGGTGGTTAATAGTCCAGAAACGACGATTTTTTACAATCTTCCTGAGGGAGTTTCTGCTGTTCCTCACGATCATTCGACTTTTCTCTGGCAATCTCAAAGTCTCTGGTTAATGACCCAAGCCACTCGATGGCAACAGATCCGAGAATTTCCCAAAAATGCTGAAAAAATTGCTCGTCAGGGTTGGAAAACGGATTTGTATCGAGAAATTGCTGCTGAAATGGGGATTAAATGTCCTTCCCAGGATTACAAAGTTGAACCCGCCGAGGCTTTTATTGATAATAAAGCCTTTGATCCGAGTGATCCGATTAACTATCTCAACAGCTTTGAAATTCGCGCCAACGCGCCTCAATCTTTCTTCATGTCTTAATCATTAGGAGGTTATTATGAATCGTACTATTCCCCGCTTTGAGAAAAGACCCCATGGTTCTCAAGAAAATGATTTTTTGGTCATTGAAAATTTGGTTAAGGCATTTCCTAAACCCGATGGTGGTCAAGCCGTTATTCTGAATGGCATTAATTTGGCCATTGGCGAACAGGAATATATCTCGGTGATTGGTCATTCTGGTTGTGGAAAATCGACCCTATTGAGAATTATTGCTGGGTTAGAAAAAGCGACTTCAGGGTTAGTCACTCTTGAAGGGAAGGAAATTCGTAAACCTGGGGCTGATCGCATGATGGTGTTTCAGAGTTATGCCTTGTTACCTTGGTTAACGGTACGGGGGAATATTCGGTTAGCGGTGGATGAGGTGTTAAAAGGGGCTAGTAATAGCGAAAAAAGAAGTCTGGTTAATGAACATTTAGCCATGGTTAATTTAACCCAGGCAGAGGATAAATACCCTGATGAAATTTCGGGGGGCATGAAGCAACGGGTTGGCATTGCACGGGCGTTAATTACTCGTCCCAAAATGTTATTAATGGATGAACCCTTTGGGGCATTAGATGCTTTAACTAAGCGTAAATTACAGTCTCAGGTGTTAGAAATTTGGGAAAGTCATCGACAAGCAGTTATGATGATTACCCATGATGTGGATGAGGCGATTTATATGTCTGATCGCATTATTTTGATGACTAATGGACCTGAAGCAATCATCGGAGACATTTTGGAAGTGCCCTTCCCCCATCCCCGCAATCGTGCCGAAATTCAAGAATCTCCTGAATATTATGAATTGCGTCTTCGGGCTCTAGATTTCTTAGAAAGATTTCACTAAAATTAATCGGGATCAACCATCGTTGATCCCGACACATCATTCTGATATGCTTATTGCTATCTCTGAGATCAAGTTTCTCTAAAATAGCGTGAATGTTTAATAGAAATCCCCAAAGCATTTGGAAAAAGCTTATTAAATAAACTTGGTTATCTTCAGTTCAATTTTATATCTAAAGTTTTGTTTTAGTATTCAACCTTTCTGGCTCAGAACAATTATTTTATCCTCATTTTAGCTGTGGGTGGGCATTGCCCATCCTACAATACTGATAATTTAGAATAAACTGTCATAATATATCTTAATTGAGAGTTCAGTGATAACTGATCGCTCAGTGACCTGGTGTGAGGATCAACTAAATGAAGCCAATTCAAGGAATTGTTTGGGGAATAGTTACTTCTCAAACAATTTGCCTGTCTGTTGCTGCTAATACTTTGCAATATTGGGATTTTGATGTCCGTCAAAATCGCGTCGAAATTGTCACCGATAGCGATGTCCGTCCCAAAGCACAAATGATCGCTAACCCCACCCGTCTCATTATCGATTTACCAGGGGTCAAATTAAGCCAACCTAGTGTCCGTCAGGGAAATATTACCAGTTATGTGAGACAAGTTCGCGTCGGACAATTTAGCCCCTATACCACGCGAATTGTCGTGGAATTAGGATCAGCCTATTCTATGCGTCCTTGGGAGGTTAAAGTCCGTAGTCTAGCCCCTAATCGCTGGTTTGTCCAATTATCTGAATTTCAACCTCATTCGGTCTATTCCCTACCCCCAGAAGCAGAACCGGTCGCGATCGCTGTTCCTACCCCTAAACCCTATCCTAGCACACCATCGGGATCGGGCTACACGGTTGTCATTGACCCCGGCCACGGAGGAAAAGATCCAGGGGCGATCGGGTTAGGAGGGTTACAGGAAAAAGACGTTGTTTTATCAATTTCGCTACAATTGGCTGAAATCCTTAAAAAACGCGGAGTCAGAGTGATAATGACTCGTTCAAATGATGCGTCAGTTTCTCTAAAAGGGCGTGTCGAGCAAGCAGAAACAGCCAATGCTAACGTATTTGTGAGTATCCATGCGAATGCTGTAGGAGGAAACAATTCTCAAGTCAATGGATTAGAAACTTATTATTATTCTTCTGGGTATCGATTAGCCTTAACCATTCATAATAATCTTTTAAGAAAGGTCAATGTTGTTGATAATCGTGGGGTCAAACAAGCCCGTTTTTATGTATTAAGAAAAAGTTCGATGCCCGCCGCCTTGGTTGAAGTCGGTTTTGTCACGGGAAGTATCGATAATCGTAATTTATCGAATCCTAGTTATCGACAACAATTAGCCGAGGCGATCGCTAACGGTATTTTAGACTATTTACGGTAAACTCACTTCAACAAACTTAATCAATTTATGTTAACTTTTTTACTAGGTAAATTTTACGAAAAAAACATTCAAATTATCTATCCATGATAACGCCTACTCAATTGACCCCTGAACCCACTTGGTTAACTATCATTAGACTCCTACGGTGGGATAAACCTGCCGGACGGCTAATTTTGATGATTCCTGCTCTATGGGCGGTCTTTTTAGCAGCTAAGGGAACCCCGCCTCTTCCCTTGGTGGGGGTCATTATTTTAGGCTCTCTAGCCACCAGTGCCGCAGGATGTGTGATTAATGACTTGTGGGATAGGGAGATTGATCCCCAAGTGGAAAGAACCCGCACCCGTCCCTTAGCCGAAAAATCTCTCTCTATTAAAGTCGGTATCGTAATAGCGGTAATTGCCCTAGGATGTGCTGCTATCCTAGCCTTTTATCTTAATTCCTTGAGTTTTTGGCTTTGTGTTGCTGCGGTTCCCGTGATTGTTTGTTATCCCTTGGCTAAGCGAGTTTTTCCCATTCCCCAATTAGTTTTATCCTTTGCTTGGGGATTTGCTGTGTTAATAAGTTGGACAGCAGTTACGGCTAAATTAGAGCTTTCAACTTGGATTTTGTGGGCAGCAACGGTATTTTGGACGCTGGGTTTTGATACGGTTTATGCCATGTCAGATCGAGAAGATGATCGCAAGATTGGCATTAATTCTAGTGCCCTATTTTTTGGGGACTATGCGGCGGAGGCGGTGGGACTCTTTTTTGTTCTTGCTGTTGGATTATTGGCATATTTAGGGGAAATTTTGGAAATGAATTTGTGGTTTTGGGGGTCTTTAGGCATAGCGGCAGGGGGTTGGATAATCCAATATTTTTACCTACGATCAATAGAGATTGCTCGCTCTGCCTATGGCGCAATTTTCCGTCAAAATGTGGCCATAGGCTTTGTTTTGTTAGTGGGGATGTTTTTGGGGCTTTGATGGATTAAGTTTAGCCAATGGCTGACTGAGCAATGTTAGACTTAATCAAACTAATCGGTAACAAATGTTAGCTTTTAAATCGAAAATGTAAGAGTTTGTAATGGATACAGCAAGGATTGATAAAATATTTATAAAACTGACGCAAAAAAGCTTGCCAATTTTTAAAAGTGCGATTATGCTTTAACAAGCAGTTAAGCAAAGTTACTCAAGTTAATGATACTTAACGCCTCCCTTACTTAAATATACCAATCTTACTCAATAAACTCTTAGAAAAGTAGCGAGTGTGAACAAAATATGAAAAACCTAGTCCGTTTTGGTGTTTCTTTGCCCGTTGCTAGTATTTTAGTAGCAACCAGTATATCTTCGGCGCAAGCAGCTGGGTTTACTCCAGGGGATATTTTTAGTGGAACTGGCGATTCTTTTACCCTAACTGGAACCACGGATCCAACTGACCCTGCTTTGTATGCACTCTTTTGTGATGGGCCAATTAATGGTCCTAGCGTAGGTATTGCAAGCGGTGGACCCACATCCCAGTGTGCTAAGGTTGACAGCAGTTCAAGTTTCAACGTATCTGGCAACCCTGCTAACATGACTGGTGGGTTCGCTCCCTTTTTGAATACTGATCCAAACGCTCTTGTTTATAGCTTCGGTCCGGCTAACACTGGTCCGACAGGAACTAATACTGGATCAAATATAGTACCTGTTTTCACGACGGATAACGGTGCTCTATTTTTAACGATTAGCGTTGACACAGCGAGTCTCGTCATATCAGGTGCTGGTCCAGGTAATCCGGTTAACTTCTTCTATACAGGTATAGCCGAAGTTACTGGTGCTGACACCTACTCGGCTCCCATTACTTTTTCATTTACCAGCCAAAACGCTAACTTGGTCAACAACACAGCCTTGGTTAACTTCGCTCCTGGCCAAGACGGTGGAATTTATGACACAACAATCGGGGTAAACACCTGGTCTGTTACAGTATTAGCCGTAGAATCAGTACCCGAGCCTAGCACACTCCTTGGTCTTGGACTGTTGGCTTGTGGAGGTGCGGCTGGAGCTATCAAACGTCGCCTTAATAAGTAAACAACCGAAGAGTTCTATAAAAATTCTAGAGAAAGAGTGGAAAAAAGCTCAGTTTTTCACTCTTTTTTCTTTGTTATATTTCTTGATTGGAATACAATAACTCTCTTCTGTCACTTTACGAGTTTTAGGAATAACAAATGAAGAAGTTTATCCAGAAGCCTAAAATGGTTGAAACTGATTTATGGCATTAATTAAATCATGAAAGCCTAAGCATAAAGATGAATTTGGAAAAATATCTAACCAAGGAGACAACAACCATAATAAAAGAGTTGGCTGAATCACTAAACGAAGATTATTCAAAATATTCTTCCATCCATTCTGAGCATTCCATTGTGAATGTATAAAAGAAGAGTTGGGTCGGTTGACAGTTTTTTTGTTGGCTCTATCAGATAATTGTAAAGATAAAAAAGGTTGAGTATTTAAACTAACCATTAAATAAGCACTCATAATGATTTCCCACCACTTTTCAATAACGGGAAATTGAGTAAAACGATAATCTGTCCAACCTAGTTCTTGTTTACACTGACGGAAACCATATTCAACCCATTGTCTTCTTTAACCTTGTTTTTCTTAATTCAGTTACATCCCAAGGCGAATTAGCTATGGCGAATTAGCTATAAAATGATGCAGGGATTGAGGAGAATTGATTCCTACTACTTTCGCTATTTCTGGTAAGGATTTTTTTTTGATTGGTGAGATAATTCCTAAATGTAAATACTTAAAACATTCATAACTTCTTACTTCAGTAAAAAGATGTTTATAAGTCTCACAATATTGATCGATGACTCCTACCGTTGGCTGGGCATCTGTAGCCAAATGTTTTAGGATTTGTAATTCTACATCCATTGTCCTGTCTCCTTTTCAGCCATTAGGAACTATTTTCATCTTACCTTTAATTTTCGGAAAGTGACAGAAGAGGGATAAATGCAATTGCCCTGCTTTATTCCCTAACCTAATCTTCAGGCAATTCAGTGTAATGCTATATCTGGCAATTCATCTTCCATCCACCGTAATCGAGGATAACGGTAGGCAATAACAGCAAGCAATAAAGTCAGTAAACCCATTAAGATAAACATTAGGCCGATCCCTCGTCCTTTCCCTACGCCAATAACTAATCCAACCGTATTCGCTAATATCCCTTCAGATGCCATGAATGGCTCAAAAATTCGATCAGCTAATAAACCTCCTAACGTATAGGATATTGTGATTGCGCCTGTAATTCCCATTTGCTTCAAAGCAAAAATTCGCCCCTGTATTGATAAATCGACCTTTTTTTGCAAAATCACTTCCTGTCCTATATTAATCAATGTAATACTTAGGAAAAACAGTAAAACCCCTAAAGCATAGGATGATAAGGAAAAGGGGAAGCCTACAACGATTAAAGAGAGACTACTCAAAGCCGTAAATCCTAAAACCATATCAATGTAACGTTTAGGCCCTCCACGAAGGCTAATTAACAAACTACCAGAAAGCATCCCTAGTCCGCCAAACATCAGCAATCCTCCTAAAACTAAAGGAGAAGTCGATGATAAAACAAGAGGGGTAAACAAAATTGTGACAGTTCCTGTCAAAAAATTAGTGCTTATTGCCAATAAAAATAATCCCAAAAGACCAGGACGTTGACTAATGTAAATGAAGCCGATTTTTATATCCTCAACTAAGGCATTCATCGATAAATTAGAAGATTTTGTCTGAGAATGGGTTGGATGGGTTTGCGGGAAACGAACACACAGTAGGGTCATTAGAGCAATACCAAAGGTTAAAAAATCGATAAGCACAATACCCTGTAAATGAATTAATCCAAATAAAGCACCGGCTAATAAAGGACTAAGAAGATTGCCAACAGCAATACTCAATTGTCTTAACCCACTCACTCGACTTAATTGTTCCTGAGAAACTAAGAAAGGAATTGCTGCAGTGTAAGCAGGAAGTTGAAAGGTATTACAAATAGCGCTAAAGGCGTTGGCTACATAGACGTGCCAGACAGCCAAATGACCAGTTGTTGCCAAAATCATAATCATTAAGGTGCTTAACCCCGCCCCGCTATCACTCAGAATCATCGTCCAACGGTGATCCCAGCGATCAACCAATGCCCCTGCAATGGGAGACATGATAAACCAAGGTAAGGTGGTGGCTAAGATTGTGAAGGAATACTCAGTGACTGCTCCAGTCTTTTGTAAGACCCAAATCCCCAGAGCAAAATCGGTTAAATGTGAGCCGAAAAAAGATACTAACTGTCCTAACCAAATAATTAAAAAGATTTTCATAAGTTTTAGTTAAGTCCGATGATTATTCCCAATATTGTTGAAGGCATTGAGCTAACTTTTGGACATGAGGTGATTCCATCATTGTTTGGTGTTTTCCCGCCACCCATTCCACCTGAATCGGTAAAGTTGTCGATTTTTGCCAGTCTGTGACCCAAGATTGACGCTCAATCAAAGACTCTTCCTTGGCACAGAAAAGAGTAAGTGGCAAGGGCAAAATCGTTTGAGGATGATAGGTAATTTGAGAACTGGCTTTAAATACTTGCACTACACCTTGAACCTGTCTGATATCATTTCCAGAAGGAACAAGATTAAGATTTTGTAGGATCTCATGGAGTAAATGGAGTTGTTCTTCAGCCGTCAGTCTTCGCAGTTGCTCCTCTGAAATTTGGAAAGAGGTCTGATAAGAGTATTCAATCATTTTAATCAGACTGATCATCCAACGGGTATCGTCTTCATTGTCTGGGATATCTTTATCTTTATCTTGTTGAAAAGGAGGAGTATCGAGCAAGGCTAAACATTTAACTTCTTGTCCTTGTTGTTGTAATTGTTGTGCCATCTCAAATGCTACCCAACCTCCAAAGGAATGACCACCGAGGTAATAGGGACCTTTGGGTTGAACCGATTGGATTAACTTAATGTAATGCTCAGCCATTGCTTTTATCGTCGTATAAGGTGCAGATTCCCCATCTAAACCGACGGATTGCAATCCGTAGAAGGGATGGTCTTTGCCTAAATAACGTGCCAAATCGTAAAGATAGATAACATTTCCCCCTACCCCTGGAACACAGAAAAAGGGAGGTTGATCTCCTTGGGTTTGAATGGGAACGAGAGAAGACCAAGAGACTGATGGTGTTTCTGTTCTCAATAGAGAGGCTAATTGTTCAATCGTGGGACTATTAAATAGTGTCACTAAAGGAAGATGCTGATTAAATTCTTGTTTCACTTCAGCAATCAACCGAACTGCCAATAGAGAATGTCCTCCCAGTTCAAAAAAGTTATCTTTGATGCTAATGGGAGAAACATTTAAGACATTTGACCAAATCTGAGCGAGTTTGATTTCAATGGCATCTCTGGGAGCTATGTAGTCTTCTTGTCCTCTATCGCTCCAATCGGGGGCAGGTAAGGCTTTTCTATCAATTTTACCGTTAGGGGTTAAAGGGAGTTTTTCTAACAAGACAAAGGCACTGGGTATCATGTAGTCAGGTAGCTTTTCTTTGAGATATCGCCGCAATCCTTGGCTTAAACTGCGCTGTAGGGTAGCCATTATCCCTAACTCTTCTTTGAGTAATTGATAGCTTTGTTCGACTATTTTTTTCTCTGCTGGAGTTAATATCCATTCGATTCCTGTATGTCTGTCTCGATACCAGATTACTTTCCCTGATAGCCACCTAGGAGTTTCTTGTCCGGGTAACTGAATCTGGACTTTTACAGGGTCATTAATGCCTAATTCAACCGGAATTTTGGCTAATCCCATCCCCCCAACCGAGAAGTCTTCGCTTTGGACTGAGTAACTTCTGCTGTTAATTTCGAGTTGACAAGGTTTAGCATAATGTAAGCGT is part of the Rippkaea orientalis PCC 8801 genome and harbors:
- a CDS encoding 3'(2'),5'-bisphosphate nucleotidase CysQ family protein, encoding MKDSKQTKKLVEIEEIVRSVGWGAAKILRSYYRGEVNQGNLEINHDKTDGPVTAADVAANHYILEKLQAVFDSDTFGYLSEETHQGNDRLVQDWVWIIDPLDGTRDFIDKTGEYALHIALAYQGRPVVAVVAIPEAEKLYFAAKDHGTFVETADGTVTPIRVSERNQIEDLFLVVSRTHRDDRFQKLIDSLPLKDRNYMGSVGGKIATILEQKSDVYISLSGKSAAKDWDFAAPELILTEAGGQFTHFDGRPLTYNNGDVRQWGGLMASNGHCHELLCQQATELLAKIDGDQ
- the ntrB gene encoding nitrate ABC transporter permease; protein product: MNIAALAVAGQVAWKRVKPVVLRETVLLPGAGFLGLIALWWIIALFRHEMMPTPLEALTKNWDYILHPFYVRGPGDLGIGWLLLASLRRVSIGFLLGAAVAIPVGLLIGMSRTAMLMINPIIQVLKPVSPLAWLPIALAMFNLAEPSAIFVIFITSLWSTIINTALGVASVPRDYLEVSQVLEMNHRRRIWKIILPASLPYIFTGLRISLGIAWLVIVAVEMLTGGIGIGFFVWDEWNRLNVSSVFLAVLVIGLTGLVLDYILIKIQVWVTHRPASSSTI
- a CDS encoding CmpA/NrtA family ABC transporter substrate-binding protein — translated: MNNKNWTRRQALLGLGGLAGAVAFSSCGINTNRAPKSLTEAALAVDQVVKPETLEKPNLKIGYVPVNDCAPFAIAWEKGFFHKYGLNVTLSREASWANSRDGVIFGRLDASPVVSGAVTNARIGAEGARHAPLCAAMTIHRHGNAMTMNQGLWDGGIRPWKEYKGDLDAFGRDFKDYFAKAPSDKRVWAVVLSSAIYEYFTRYVVAAAGLNPTEEFRIIITPPPQMVSNMRIGAMQAYMVAEPWNTRAISGNEGIGFTFAQGREIWRGHPDRVLAVTESFIEENPKTYRSLVKALIEACQYCSKPENREEVAKIISTRPFTGAKPQYTRPGIVGDYNYGGFDEQKRVVNSPETTIFYNLPEGVSAVPHDHSTFLWQSQSLWLMTQATRWQQIREFPKNAEKIARQGWKTDLYREIAAEMGIKCPSQDYKVEPAEAFIDNKAFDPSDPINYLNSFEIRANAPQSFFMS
- a CDS encoding ABC transporter ATP-binding protein, with amino-acid sequence MNRTIPRFEKRPHGSQENDFLVIENLVKAFPKPDGGQAVILNGINLAIGEQEYISVIGHSGCGKSTLLRIIAGLEKATSGLVTLEGKEIRKPGADRMMVFQSYALLPWLTVRGNIRLAVDEVLKGASNSEKRSLVNEHLAMVNLTQAEDKYPDEISGGMKQRVGIARALITRPKMLLMDEPFGALDALTKRKLQSQVLEIWESHRQAVMMITHDVDEAIYMSDRIILMTNGPEAIIGDILEVPFPHPRNRAEIQESPEYYELRLRALDFLERFH
- a CDS encoding N-acetylmuramoyl-L-alanine amidase, which produces MKPIQGIVWGIVTSQTICLSVAANTLQYWDFDVRQNRVEIVTDSDVRPKAQMIANPTRLIIDLPGVKLSQPSVRQGNITSYVRQVRVGQFSPYTTRIVVELGSAYSMRPWEVKVRSLAPNRWFVQLSEFQPHSVYSLPPEAEPVAIAVPTPKPYPSTPSGSGYTVVIDPGHGGKDPGAIGLGGLQEKDVVLSISLQLAEILKKRGVRVIMTRSNDASVSLKGRVEQAETANANVFVSIHANAVGGNNSQVNGLETYYYSSGYRLALTIHNNLLRKVNVVDNRGVKQARFYVLRKSSMPAALVEVGFVTGSIDNRNLSNPSYRQQLAEAIANGILDYLR
- a CDS encoding 4-hydroxybenzoate solanesyltransferase, whose amino-acid sequence is MITPTQLTPEPTWLTIIRLLRWDKPAGRLILMIPALWAVFLAAKGTPPLPLVGVIILGSLATSAAGCVINDLWDREIDPQVERTRTRPLAEKSLSIKVGIVIAVIALGCAAILAFYLNSLSFWLCVAAVPVIVCYPLAKRVFPIPQLVLSFAWGFAVLISWTAVTAKLELSTWILWAATVFWTLGFDTVYAMSDREDDRKIGINSSALFFGDYAAEAVGLFFVLAVGLLAYLGEILEMNLWFWGSLGIAAGGWIIQYFYLRSIEIARSAYGAIFRQNVAIGFVLLVGMFLGL
- a CDS encoding PEP-CTERM sorting domain-containing protein (PEP-CTERM proteins occur, often in large numbers, in the proteomes of bacteria that also encode an exosortase, a predicted intramembrane cysteine proteinase. The presence of a PEP-CTERM domain at a protein's C-terminus predicts cleavage within the sorting domain, followed by covalent anchoring to some some component of the (usually Gram-negative) cell surface. Many PEP-CTERM proteins exhibit an unusual sequence composition that includes large numbers of potential glycosylation sites. Expression of one such protein has been shown restore the ability of a bacterium to form floc, a type of biofilm.), producing MKNLVRFGVSLPVASILVATSISSAQAAGFTPGDIFSGTGDSFTLTGTTDPTDPALYALFCDGPINGPSVGIASGGPTSQCAKVDSSSSFNVSGNPANMTGGFAPFLNTDPNALVYSFGPANTGPTGTNTGSNIVPVFTTDNGALFLTISVDTASLVISGAGPGNPVNFFYTGIAEVTGADTYSAPITFSFTSQNANLVNNTALVNFAPGQDGGIYDTTIGVNTWSVTVLAVESVPEPSTLLGLGLLACGGAAGAIKRRLNK
- a CDS encoding MFS transporter, translated to MKIFLIIWLGQLVSFFGSHLTDFALGIWVLQKTGAVTEYSFTILATTLPWFIMSPIAGALVDRWDHRWTMILSDSGAGLSTLMIMILATTGHLAVWHVYVANAFSAICNTFQLPAYTAAIPFLVSQEQLSRVSGLRQLSIAVGNLLSPLLAGALFGLIHLQGIVLIDFLTFGIALMTLLCVRFPQTHPTHSQTKSSNLSMNALVEDIKIGFIYISQRPGLLGLFLLAISTNFLTGTVTILFTPLVLSSTSPLVLGGLLMFGGLGMLSGSLLISLRGGPKRYIDMVLGFTALSSLSLIVVGFPFSLSSYALGVLLFFLSITLINIGQEVILQKKVDLSIQGRIFALKQMGITGAITISYTLGGLLADRIFEPFMASEGILANTVGLVIGVGKGRGIGLMFILMGLLTLLLAVIAYRYPRLRWMEDELPDIALH